In Planctomycetota bacterium, a single window of DNA contains:
- a CDS encoding CoB--CoM heterodisulfide reductase iron-sulfur subunit B family protein codes for MNTKYAYYPGCSLHSTGAEYDVSFKKVAGKLGVELAEVPGWVCCGTSPAHSASHLLSIALPVKNLSLVETMAKDVVVPCAACYSRFKFATYEMGHDNKLAEDVKEVIGSSFQNKVKVLHPLEIFAQIPPDALKAQVKENHKDKALKVVCYYGCLLTRPPKVMQFDDVEYPMTMDKVLENTGYQILDWSYKTDCCGASFALSETDAVLTLTQKILKNAKEVGADAIAVACPLCHANLDTRQTDINAKYNTDYNIPIYYFTQLMGLAFGYSPKEMGVNKHLTEATMNV; via the coding sequence ATGAATACAAAATATGCTTATTATCCGGGCTGTTCGCTGCATTCCACCGGCGCTGAATATGATGTGTCATTCAAGAAGGTGGCCGGGAAGTTGGGAGTAGAACTGGCCGAGGTTCCGGGCTGGGTTTGCTGCGGGACTTCACCGGCCCATAGCGCTTCACATCTCCTGTCCATTGCCTTGCCGGTTAAGAATCTTTCCCTGGTTGAGACCATGGCTAAGGACGTGGTGGTTCCCTGCGCGGCCTGCTATTCCAGGTTTAAGTTCGCCACCTATGAAATGGGGCACGACAATAAATTGGCCGAGGATGTCAAGGAGGTTATCGGTTCATCATTCCAGAATAAAGTCAAGGTCTTACATCCGCTGGAAATATTCGCTCAGATACCTCCGGACGCATTAAAAGCTCAGGTTAAAGAAAACCATAAGGACAAGGCGTTAAAGGTAGTGTGTTATTACGGCTGTCTGCTGACCAGGCCGCCCAAGGTAATGCAGTTTGACGATGTGGAATACCCGATGACCATGGACAAGGTTCTGGAAAATACCGGTTATCAAATCCTGGACTGGTCTTATAAGACCGATTGTTGCGGCGCCAGCTTTGCCCTGAGCGAAACCGATGCGGTTCTGACCCTGACCCAGAAGATTCTCAAGAACGCCAAAGAGGTCGGGGCTGATGCCATTGCCGTGGCCTGTCCGCTCTGCCACGCCAATCTGGACACCAGGCAGACGGATATTAATGCCAAATACAATACCGATTACAACATCCCGATATATTACTTTACCCAACTGATGGGTCTGGCATTCGGTTATAGTCCCAAGGAAATGGGAGTAAATAAGCATTTGACAGAAGCGACAATGAACGTTTAG
- a CDS encoding 4Fe-4S binding protein: MLANYGYKDGSGDFFITIDTDKCTGCGDCIKACPAKVLEMITDESDPFREIPVVAVTDEHRKKIKYSCSPCKGAEHKSASDLPCVKSCAPGAIAHSW; encoded by the coding sequence ATGCTCGCAAATTATGGTTACAAGGACGGTTCAGGGGATTTCTTCATTACCATAGACACGGATAAATGCACCGGCTGTGGCGACTGCATCAAAGCCTGCCCGGCTAAGGTTCTGGAGATGATAACCGACGAAAGCGACCCGTTCCGAGAGATACCGGTGGTGGCCGTGACCGACGAGCACCGCAAGAAAATCAAGTATTCCTGTTCACCTTGTAAGGGCGCCGAGCATAAATCAGCTTCAGACCTGCCCTGTGTTAAATCATGTGCCCCAGGCGCCATTGCGCATTCGTGGTAA
- a CDS encoding methyl viologen-reducing hydrogenase — translation MPVRVAEEWLNICGGCEVTILDIGEPLLDLLPQLEFVHIPVLADNKYFGQVGEKSAMEIPQADVGIISGGIRNEKEKHVAEEMRKKCKTIVALGSCACFGGIPAMANMWNLQGLYDKVYRDSVTTEKGETPKENLPPLLDRVYALDEVIKVDVAIPGCPTSPDWVVGALTSLLTGKPFVMPEKSVCDECPTKREKKAAGGQIKRPLESITFKQGEPWENTRCFMEQGFLCLGPVTKAGCAGGTTEPGESKVPRCIKGYMPCRGCFGPIRKGANPLVDMMTAISSIGLDAKQVADRRALLNRYIGGQGRLKPIPEPKGGAQAQKGGAECQARP, via the coding sequence ATGCCAGTAAGAGTGGCTGAAGAGTGGCTGAACATCTGTGGCGGATGTGAAGTTACTATTTTGGACATAGGCGAACCGCTCTTGGACCTTCTGCCCCAGTTGGAGTTCGTGCACATCCCGGTGCTGGCGGACAACAAATACTTCGGGCAGGTCGGCGAGAAGAGCGCTATGGAGATTCCCCAGGCAGATGTGGGAATCATCTCCGGCGGTATCCGCAATGAAAAGGAAAAGCATGTGGCTGAGGAAATGCGCAAGAAGTGCAAGACCATTGTTGCGCTCGGCTCCTGCGCCTGCTTTGGCGGAATTCCGGCTATGGCGAACATGTGGAATCTGCAGGGCCTTTATGACAAGGTCTATCGTGACAGCGTCACGACAGAGAAGGGCGAGACCCCCAAGGAAAACCTACCGCCACTCCTTGACAGGGTATATGCTTTGGACGAGGTGATTAAGGTTGATGTGGCCATCCCCGGCTGCCCGACGTCTCCGGACTGGGTGGTCGGCGCATTGACTTCTCTTCTGACCGGCAAGCCTTTTGTCATGCCGGAAAAGAGCGTCTGTGATGAATGCCCGACCAAGCGGGAGAAGAAAGCCGCCGGCGGCCAGATTAAGAGACCTTTGGAATCGATTACCTTTAAGCAGGGTGAGCCATGGGAAAATACCCGTTGCTTTATGGAACAGGGATTCCTTTGTCTGGGTCCTGTGACCAAAGCCGGATGCGCCGGTGGGACCACCGAGCCAGGTGAATCAAAAGTGCCACGTTGCATCAAGGGCTATATGCCTTGCCGCGGCTGTTTTGGGCCAATCCGCAAAGGCGCCAATCCATTGGTTGATATGATGACGGCGATTTCCTCAATCGGACTAGATGCCAAACAAGTTGCAGACCGCAGGGCTTTGCTTAACAGGTATATCGGCGGTCAGGGACGCTTGAAGCCCATACCTGAACCAAAGGGTGGAGCCCAAGCACAGAAAGGAGGCGCAGAATGCCAGGCAAGACCATAA
- a CDS encoding MerR family transcriptional regulator, whose translation MKIDNNLPLYSISVVAKLCSTPIRMLREYEKQGLIKPKKVNRRRLFTVNEAGFIKDIRYYLAEKRMTINGLKEFYLRSSCWEIKQCNRRQCPAYGKLDKQCWEVVTHHKICDGKACPSCPIFIIKTSLCGKQNKKYESHFAYEAGGVRAK comes from the coding sequence ATGAAGATAGACAATAACCTTCCACTATATTCTATTTCGGTTGTGGCCAAGCTCTGCTCGACTCCGATAAGGATGCTGCGAGAATATGAGAAACAGGGATTAATCAAACCGAAGAAGGTCAACCGGCGGCGCTTATTCACGGTTAACGAGGCGGGTTTTATCAAGGATATCAGATATTATCTGGCCGAGAAAAGGATGACCATTAACGGGCTGAAGGAGTTTTATCTCAGGTCTTCTTGCTGGGAAATCAAGCAGTGCAACCGCCGGCAATGTCCGGCCTACGGTAAATTAGACAAGCAATGCTGGGAGGTAGTGACGCACCATAAAATATGCGACGGTAAGGCTTGTCCCTCTTGTCCGATTTTTATTATTAAGACGTCTTTATGTGGTAAGCAAAACAAGAAATACGAGAGCCACTTTGCCTACGAGGCGGGTGGTGTTAGAGCCAAATGA
- a CDS encoding hydrogenase iron-sulfur subunit — MSETQTSTGEQTATNTFEPLIIVYCCNWCSYAGADLAGTSRLQYPSNIRIIRVMCSGMVHPNLVVEALTKGANGVLMLGCHIGDCHYLEGNLKAQGRIEAIQLLLDDMGVERDRFRLEWVSASEGPRFAQVIKDMTEQIKNLGPSSFRQY; from the coding sequence ATGAGTGAGACACAAACTTCAACCGGGGAACAGACCGCGACTAATACATTTGAACCATTAATTATTGTTTACTGTTGTAACTGGTGTTCTTATGCCGGCGCAGACTTGGCCGGGACATCACGTTTACAGTATCCGTCAAATATTCGCATTATCCGCGTAATGTGCTCAGGCATGGTTCATCCTAATTTAGTCGTGGAGGCATTAACCAAAGGAGCTAATGGGGTTTTGATGTTGGGTTGCCATATCGGCGATTGCCATTATCTGGAAGGAAACTTAAAGGCCCAGGGGCGCATAGAGGCCATCCAGCTTTTGCTGGATGATATGGGTGTGGAACGGGATCGGTTCCGGCTGGAATGGGTTTCGGCTTCGGAAGGCCCGCGCTTCGCCCAGGTTATCAAGGATATGACAGAGCAGATAAAGAATCTTGGTCCCAGCTCGTTCAGGCAGTATTAG
- a CDS encoding GTPase yields the protein MKRKLLIMGAAGKDFHVFNTLYRDNPDYEVVCFTATQIPNIDNRMYPTELAGSMYPKGIQIKPEAMLVDLIKEHKVQEVVFAYSDVSYEYIDGKKKMVQAAGAEFTLLDPVKVMLKSTKPVIAVCAVRTGAGKSPASRRVVDILKKYNKKTAVVRHPMPYGDLVKSTVQRFATFEDLIKYDCTIEEREEYEPHLQKGALVYAGVDYEKILREVEKEADVVIWDGGNNDTPFYKPDLHITICDPLRPGHELSYYPGRENFEMADVLIINKVDTAKTEDVESILKNAKQYNPNAQIIMANSPVFVSDSDKIKGKKVLVIEDGPTVTHGEMGYGAGFIAAKKYGVAEIVDPRPYASQGIKEVFAKYPKTTQVLPAVGYSSRQIKDLEETIENCPCDVVIIATPINLARIVKINKPWVQVTYEIEEISKPRLGDIMAQKFGWQGQSQFGSRPGMQMLARP from the coding sequence ATGAAGAGAAAACTGTTGATTATGGGCGCGGCCGGCAAGGATTTCCACGTCTTTAATACCCTCTACCGGGATAATCCGGACTATGAGGTGGTCTGCTTTACCGCTACCCAGATACCTAATATTGATAACCGGATGTATCCGACAGAACTGGCCGGTTCAATGTATCCCAAGGGAATCCAGATTAAGCCGGAGGCCATGTTGGTTGACCTGATTAAAGAGCATAAGGTTCAGGAGGTGGTGTTTGCTTATAGCGACGTTTCTTACGAATATATTGATGGCAAGAAAAAGATGGTTCAGGCCGCCGGGGCGGAGTTTACCCTGCTGGACCCGGTTAAGGTGATGCTCAAGTCCACCAAGCCGGTCATCGCGGTCTGCGCGGTCCGGACCGGCGCCGGCAAAAGCCCGGCTAGCCGTCGGGTGGTTGATATCCTCAAGAAATACAACAAGAAGACCGCGGTGGTGCGCCATCCCATGCCCTACGGCGACCTGGTCAAGAGCACGGTCCAGCGCTTTGCCACCTTTGAAGACCTTATCAAATACGATTGCACCATTGAGGAGCGTGAGGAATACGAGCCGCATCTCCAAAAAGGCGCTTTGGTCTATGCCGGTGTGGATTACGAGAAGATTTTGCGCGAGGTGGAAAAGGAAGCGGATGTGGTTATTTGGGACGGCGGCAATAACGATACGCCATTCTACAAGCCGGACCTACACATCACGATTTGCGACCCGCTCCGGCCGGGACACGAACTCTCCTATTACCCGGGCCGGGAGAATTTCGAGATGGCTGATGTTCTGATTATAAATAAGGTGGATACGGCCAAGACCGAGGATGTGGAGTCCATCCTCAAGAATGCTAAGCAGTATAATCCCAATGCCCAGATAATTATGGCTAATTCGCCGGTCTTTGTTTCTGACTCGGATAAGATTAAGGGGAAAAAGGTCCTGGTTATAGAGGACGGCCCGACCGTGACGCACGGCGAGATGGGCTATGGTGCTGGTTTTATCGCGGCTAAGAAATACGGCGTGGCTGAGATTGTTGACCCCAGACCCTATGCTAGCCAGGGTATCAAAGAGGTATTTGCGAAGTATCCCAAGACCACCCAGGTTCTGCCGGCCGTGGGTTATAGTTCCAGGCAGATTAAAGATCTTGAAGAAACCATTGAGAATTGTCCCTGCGACGTGGTTATTATTGCCACCCCGATAAACCTGGCCCGGATAGTCAAGATAAACAAGCCCTGGGTCCAGGTGACCTATGAGATAGAAGAGATTTCTAAGCCACGGTTAGGGGATATTATGGCGCAGAAATTCGGCTGGCAGGGCCAGAGCCAATTCGGAAGCCGGCCCGGGATGCAGATGCTGGCGAGACCGTAA
- a CDS encoding 4Fe-4S dicluster domain-containing protein: MPTQATVMPDAKFLKQMDDKIKVNVNLCFQCRKCSAGCPMAYAMDYTPAQLIHAIRLGLKDIVINSKTMWMCSSCQTCTTRCPQEVDIARVMDTVKILAVAEGIKPPVSSVHTFNKAALRNIKWLGRMYELGMIGDLKMRTFEFFKDMGLGMKMFMKGKLKIIPSVSPGRTLTTWKIFSRSAKKDRSN, translated from the coding sequence ATGCCAACCCAAGCAACTGTAATGCCCGATGCTAAGTTCCTTAAACAGATGGACGATAAAATCAAGGTAAATGTCAATCTGTGTTTCCAGTGCCGGAAGTGTTCGGCCGGATGCCCGATGGCTTATGCCATGGACTATACTCCGGCTCAGCTTATCCACGCCATTCGCCTGGGATTGAAGGATATTGTCATTAACAGCAAGACTATGTGGATGTGCTCTTCCTGCCAGACCTGCACGACCCGCTGCCCGCAGGAGGTTGATATTGCCAGGGTGATGGATACGGTCAAGATCCTTGCGGTGGCCGAGGGGATTAAACCCCCAGTTTCCAGCGTGCATACGTTCAATAAGGCGGCCTTGCGCAACATCAAATGGCTGGGCCGGATGTATGAACTGGGCATGATTGGCGACCTGAAGATGCGCACCTTTGAGTTCTTTAAGGATATGGGCTTGGGCATGAAGATGTTTATGAAGGGCAAACTGAAGATTATTCCTTCGGTTTCCCCGGGCCGGACCCTGACCACCTGGAAGATATTCTCCAGGTCTGCCAAGAAAGATAGGAGTAACTAA
- a CDS encoding hydrogenase maturation nickel metallochaperone HypA gives MHEWGLTADVVEEVKKQAAKNDIVKVTKVQIGLGKKADLSERAFRTCFKVLAKETIMEKARLAFTKRPDHIIIVNTIEGKQE, from the coding sequence GTGCACGAATGGGGATTGACGGCTGATGTGGTGGAAGAGGTTAAGAAACAAGCCGCTAAGAATGATATTGTTAAGGTAACCAAGGTTCAGATTGGCCTGGGGAAAAAGGCCGACCTGAGCGAAAGAGCATTCCGGACCTGCTTTAAGGTCCTGGCCAAGGAAACTATTATGGAAAAGGCGCGGCTGGCTTTTACCAAAAGACCGGACCATATTATCATCGTGAATACTATCGAGGGTAAGCAAGAGTGA
- the hydG gene encoding [FeFe] hydrogenase H-cluster radical SAM maturase HydG: MKTAQSIINEEALSRMLSESQDSAPAAIRRIIAKARLKKGLTVEEVAYLVNIKDKSLLKELFETAALIKQEIYGERLVFFAPLYVSDYCVNDCAYCNFHTRNKELSRRRLTLDEVAQQAEFIINHGHKRILLELGEDPAHNEIDYVVDVIDRIYSVRTPKGNIRRVNVNIAATTVDDYRKLKSAKIGTYQLFQETYHRPTYEKLHQGPKADYDRQITAHTRAFEAGVDDVGLGVLFGLYDWRFETLGLVAHALYLDQTYGVGPHTISVPRICPASSVDYKPEYPVSDNDFLKLIAILRLAVPYTGMIISTRESAEIRKIAFKIGISQASAGSVTTTGGYGKASLQAQFTVHDNRSLEEVIREVIKDKMIPSFCTACYRSGRTGERFMKLSKPGEIHKFCRPNALLTFAEYLYDCTTNGITESGMQLIVDYLEQIEDEPIRAETRRRLADIKNGKRDLYF; this comes from the coding sequence GTGAAGACGGCACAATCCATTATTAATGAAGAAGCTTTAAGCAGGATGCTCTCTGAAAGCCAGGATTCTGCGCCGGCGGCCATCCGCCGTATCATAGCCAAGGCCCGCCTTAAAAAGGGATTAACCGTAGAAGAAGTCGCCTACCTGGTTAATATTAAGGATAAATCGTTATTAAAGGAACTCTTTGAGACGGCCGCCCTGATTAAGCAGGAGATTTACGGTGAGCGGTTGGTTTTCTTTGCGCCATTATACGTCTCTGATTACTGCGTCAATGACTGCGCATATTGCAATTTCCATACCCGGAATAAGGAATTATCGCGCCGGCGGCTGACCCTTGACGAAGTAGCCCAGCAGGCCGAATTTATCATCAATCACGGCCATAAACGGATTCTTCTTGAATTAGGCGAAGACCCGGCCCATAATGAGATTGATTATGTGGTTGACGTGATTGACCGGATATACTCGGTCCGGACTCCCAAGGGCAATATCCGGCGTGTCAATGTCAATATCGCGGCCACTACCGTGGATGATTACCGGAAACTAAAGTCCGCCAAAATCGGCACCTATCAGCTCTTCCAGGAAACCTACCACCGACCGACCTATGAGAAACTGCACCAAGGCCCCAAGGCCGATTATGACCGCCAGATAACCGCCCATACCCGGGCCTTCGAGGCCGGGGTTGACGATGTGGGCCTGGGTGTTCTCTTCGGTCTTTATGACTGGCGTTTTGAGACGCTGGGCCTGGTGGCGCACGCCTTGTATCTGGATCAGACCTACGGAGTAGGTCCGCATACTATTTCCGTGCCGAGAATCTGCCCGGCCAGCAGCGTGGATTATAAACCGGAATACCCGGTCTCTGACAATGATTTCCTGAAGCTTATTGCTATATTGCGTCTGGCCGTGCCCTATACTGGGATGATTATCTCCACCCGTGAAAGTGCTGAGATACGAAAGATTGCTTTTAAGATAGGCATTTCCCAGGCCAGCGCCGGCTCGGTCACCACCACCGGCGGCTACGGCAAGGCATCACTGCAGGCCCAGTTCACGGTCCACGACAACCGTTCTTTGGAAGAGGTTATCCGTGAAGTGATTAAGGACAAGATGATACCCAGTTTCTGCACGGCCTGTTACCGGAGCGGCCGGACCGGCGAACGGTTTATGAAACTATCCAAGCCCGGTGAAATCCACAAATTCTGCCGGCCTAATGCGCTGCTGACCTTTGCCGAATACCTCTATGATTGCACCACCAACGGCATTACGGAATCAGGAATGCAGCTCATCGTGGATTATCTGGAGCAGATAGAAGACGAGCCGATTCGCGCCGAAACCCGCCGGCGCCTGGCCGATATCAAGAACGGCAAACGCGATTTGTATTTTTAG
- a CDS encoding hydrogenase maturation protease — translation METSDYYSKNILVLGCGNILYGDDGFGPDVADYISSNYKIPENAAVVNLGLSTRGFIFDILLSEQRPKCIVVVDAVTCEGKKPGEIFEIPLDNLCKEKVDDFSFHQGPTSNLLRELRDICGVGIVILACQPQGIPKEMTRGLSEPLKKSVINMSELIYNRYLNHEINKENLKYANPSNCNARC, via the coding sequence ATGGAAACATCTGATTATTATAGTAAGAATATATTGGTGCTGGGTTGCGGCAATATCCTTTACGGCGATGACGGATTCGGGCCGGATGTGGCCGATTATATTTCAAGCAATTATAAGATACCGGAAAATGCCGCGGTGGTAAACCTGGGTTTATCCACCCGGGGATTTATATTTGATATTTTATTGAGCGAACAGAGGCCAAAATGTATTGTGGTGGTCGATGCGGTTACCTGTGAAGGTAAGAAGCCGGGCGAGATATTCGAAATTCCGCTGGATAATCTCTGCAAGGAAAAGGTAGACGATTTCTCGTTCCACCAGGGACCGACATCAAATCTGCTTAGGGAATTAAGGGATATCTGCGGTGTTGGGATAGTGATTCTGGCCTGCCAGCCGCAGGGGATTCCCAAGGAAATGACCAGGGGGCTGTCAGAGCCGCTTAAGAAATCGGTTATTAATATGAGCGAGCTTATTTATAATAGATATTTGAATCATGAAATAAACAAGGAGAATTTGAAATATGCCAACCCAAGCAACTGTAATGCCCGATGCTAA
- a CDS encoding OB-fold domain-containing protein, whose product MNTQFPELIPRLESYSTIKTWREHDGRYRLQGTRCRKCSEKWFPPRVGLPCPKCHAINMEPYECARTGEVISFQLEVMGYPAMGYGELSPRKICIIKLDDGIHIIGEVVDCGENDVHPAEPTKNKSGTRVKMVFRKQKREETGNWMYGYKFVIDPAHKK is encoded by the coding sequence GTGAATACACAATTTCCCGAACTGATACCCCGTCTGGAGAGTTATTCCACGATAAAGACCTGGCGCGAGCATGATGGCCGATATCGTCTCCAGGGTACCAGATGCCGTAAATGCTCCGAGAAATGGTTTCCGCCCCGGGTTGGGCTTCCCTGTCCCAAATGCCACGCGATTAATATGGAGCCGTATGAATGCGCCCGGACCGGCGAGGTAATTTCGTTCCAGCTGGAGGTGATGGGCTATCCGGCGATGGGCTACGGAGAATTGTCGCCCCGCAAGATATGTATTATTAAACTGGATGACGGCATCCATATCATCGGTGAGGTGGTTGATTGCGGCGAGAATGACGTTCATCCGGCCGAACCCACCAAGAATAAGTCCGGCACCCGGGTCAAGATGGTCTTCCGCAAGCAGAAACGCGAGGAAACCGGCAATTGGATGTACGGCTATAAGTTCGTGATTGACCCAGCACATAAGAAATAA
- a CDS encoding Ni/Fe hydrogenase subunit alpha — protein MPGKTITIAPVSRIEGHAKITIQLDDGGNVQDTWVNVVELRGFEKFCLGRPVEEMPRIVTSICGVCPWSHHLAAAKACDAVFGVAPTPTGAKLRDLCNSIAYTEEHILHFFFLGGPDFVMGPDADPSVRNVIGIAKANPEIGKKVVRNRHLGARMLNIVSGKSIHPVTAVPGGFSKPLTEDERKKVLPMAEEVLEFAKFSIKFAKESIFPKYLDVVKTLAVIKTGFMGTVDKDGALNCYDGKIRLMKPDGTYTDFTYDKYTDYIEEKILNWSYLKFPYAKTWGEGFSMDLNNPKGIYRTNTLARINVAEKMATPLAQKEFEEFRKNFGRPAQLTLLYHWARLIELLYHAEHAVELLNDKDITGKETRVKVTPRAARGVGCVEAPRGTLIHDYTTDADGLLTNCNLIVGTTHNNAAINMSVKQAAQLLIKGGKYDQGMMNKVEMAIRAYDPCLSCATHNLDGTLPVKVTIMNAKGKVVDTLVN, from the coding sequence ATGCCAGGCAAGACCATAACTATTGCGCCGGTCAGCCGAATTGAAGGTCACGCCAAGATAACCATTCAACTGGATGACGGCGGCAATGTCCAAGATACATGGGTAAATGTCGTGGAACTCAGAGGTTTCGAGAAGTTCTGCCTGGGCCGGCCTGTGGAAGAGATGCCTCGTATCGTCACGAGCATCTGCGGTGTTTGTCCCTGGTCGCATCATCTGGCGGCAGCCAAGGCCTGCGATGCGGTTTTCGGGGTGGCACCGACTCCGACCGGGGCAAAACTGAGAGACCTCTGCAACAGTATTGCCTATACCGAGGAGCATATCCTGCATTTCTTCTTCCTGGGCGGTCCGGATTTCGTAATGGGACCGGATGCCGATCCGTCAGTAAGAAATGTCATTGGGATTGCCAAGGCCAATCCTGAGATAGGCAAGAAGGTGGTTCGTAACAGGCACCTGGGCGCCAGGATGCTTAACATCGTTTCCGGTAAGTCCATTCATCCGGTCACAGCGGTTCCGGGCGGATTCTCCAAGCCGCTTACCGAGGATGAACGCAAAAAGGTCCTGCCCATGGCTGAAGAGGTATTGGAGTTTGCTAAGTTCTCCATCAAGTTTGCTAAGGAGAGCATCTTCCCCAAATACCTTGATGTTGTAAAGACCTTAGCGGTCATTAAGACTGGATTTATGGGAACGGTGGACAAGGATGGAGCGCTTAATTGCTATGACGGTAAAATCAGATTGATGAAGCCGGATGGCACATACACCGATTTTACCTATGACAAGTACACGGATTACATCGAGGAGAAAATCCTTAACTGGTCATATCTCAAGTTCCCGTATGCCAAGACCTGGGGTGAGGGCTTCTCTATGGATTTGAACAATCCTAAGGGAATCTACCGGACCAATACATTGGCCCGCATTAACGTGGCGGAAAAAATGGCTACCCCGCTGGCGCAGAAGGAATTTGAGGAATTCCGCAAGAACTTCGGCCGACCGGCCCAATTGACCCTGCTTTATCACTGGGCCAGATTGATTGAACTCCTGTATCATGCGGAACATGCGGTGGAACTCCTGAACGATAAGGATATCACAGGCAAGGAGACCCGGGTGAAGGTAACGCCCAGGGCCGCACGTGGAGTAGGTTGCGTGGAAGCGCCCCGCGGGACGCTGATTCACGACTATACCACCGATGCGGACGGTCTCTTGACTAATTGCAATCTGATAGTTGGCACCACCCACAACAATGCCGCGATTAATATGTCCGTCAAGCAGGCGGCCCAACTCCTGATTAAAGGCGGAAAATATGATCAGGGTATGATGAATAAGGTGGAGATGGCTATCAGGGCTTATGACCCCTGTCTGTCTTGCGCGACGCATAATCTTGACGGGACTTTACCTGTTAAGGTTACCATTATGAATGCCAAGGGCAAAGTGGTTGATACACTGGTAAACTAA
- the bzdQ gene encoding benzoyl-CoA reductase, bzd-type, subunit Q — translation MSQEFWRWKEYNKKVDGAKDWKDAKIITAGVDVGSVSSKVAIMADGELFSYSLMRTGSDSAQSATKAINGAMEGTGLTMDKIHYVVGTGYGRVNVPFAKKAITEIACHARGANFIWGPTVKTVLDMGGQDCKAIKCDEKGKVTAFLMNDKCAAGTGRGMEVFADLLSVQIEQMGDLSFTVDKEPDPVSSTCVVFAKSEAVGLLRQGWTKEKVIAAYSSAMAHRVFTLLEKVGVEKDFVITGGISKNRGVTQRIENELKIIALPRPAKYDAALAGAMGAALFAKALVEKAK, via the coding sequence ATGTCACAGGAATTCTGGAGATGGAAAGAGTATAACAAAAAGGTGGACGGGGCCAAGGACTGGAAGGACGCCAAGATTATCACGGCCGGCGTGGACGTCGGCTCGGTTTCCTCCAAGGTCGCCATTATGGCGGACGGCGAGCTGTTTTCCTATAGTTTGATGCGCACCGGCTCGGACAGCGCCCAGAGCGCTACCAAGGCCATTAACGGGGCTATGGAAGGCACCGGACTGACCATGGATAAGATTCATTACGTGGTCGGCACCGGCTACGGCCGGGTCAATGTGCCCTTTGCCAAGAAGGCCATTACCGAGATTGCCTGCCACGCTAGAGGCGCTAATTTTATCTGGGGACCGACCGTTAAGACCGTGCTGGATATGGGCGGACAGGATTGCAAGGCCATCAAATGCGACGAAAAGGGCAAGGTTACCGCATTCCTAATGAACGACAAATGCGCGGCCGGCACCGGACGCGGCATGGAGGTCTTTGCCGACCTACTCTCGGTCCAGATAGAACAGATGGGCGACCTGTCATTCACGGTTGATAAGGAACCTGACCCGGTCTCCTCAACCTGCGTGGTCTTTGCCAAATCCGAGGCAGTCGGTTTGTTACGTCAGGGCTGGACCAAGGAAAAGGTCATTGCGGCCTATTCTTCGGCTATGGCCCATCGGGTATTTACTCTGCTGGAAAAGGTCGGGGTGGAAAAGGATTTTGTTATTACCGGCGGCATCTCCAAGAACAGAGGTGTGACACAAAGGATAGAAAACGAGTTGAAGATAATCGCGCTACCCAGGCCGGCCAAGTATGATGCGGCATTAGCTGGGGCCATGGGCGCGGCATTGTTTGCAAAAGCATTGGTGGAGAAAGCTAAATAG